In the genome of Rhodothermales bacterium, one region contains:
- a CDS encoding PKD domain-containing protein, with the protein MNRFSTAALGVLLAASLVPGSNALAQEGPQVVRAERHNTSIPLRQMQAPAASKTGYAPFEVPNRFTKFGLPAEGVDKAGNFIDPVHQVQSGAFAPTVGLSFDGSSDDDNSAVLGFRVVPPDTDGDVGPNHYVQWINSVTEIFDKNGNTLLGPVAGNIYFQGLGGDCEADNNGDPIVLYDELADRWLVSQFAVSVAPYFMCIAISETSDPTGAYHQYAFPFGNDGPDYPKLGIWGDSYTMTTRDFFNFSSFVGISAVAMDRDAMLAGQPTTMVRFPNAFASISDGPLPADADNAVTGPALFAAHGNDSDTTFELWQLNVDWNNPGAATFSALTGVTIPTYDGIVPSANQPNGQVLDDLSNFTMHRANVRDFGTHKSMVANHSVEVSTGVIGVRWYEFRNMGANWTLYQSGTYSPNSDDRWMGSIAINANSDIALGYSRSSSSLFPSIYMTGQTADQSGTGVMNVAETLLHAGGGSQSGASRWGDYSMMSVDPTDDTSFWYTTEYYASTASFDFNTRIVKFDLGGGGGGNIPPVASFTSTCTNLVCNFTDTSTDADGTIASRAWTFGDGGTSTLQNPSHTYATAGTFTVGLTVTDNAGGTGTTSQSVTVTSPGGGTMHIASITITAVKAPGVSGRVSRATVKVVDNNGVNVGSATVSGEYYGLFAQTPAPVVTNSSGDAIFTSTTSSSGRNIINLSKFCVNTITHASLTYTPANNVDPIFDCTVAPDAPQTESASLAANNATSETPVDFDIAQNYPNPFNPTTIIAYAVPEATDVTVKVFNMLGQEVATLASGYHDAGRYEVAFNANDLSAGIYLYTIKAGSVAVTKRMTLLK; encoded by the coding sequence CCCTGGTGCCAGGCTCGAACGCCCTGGCTCAGGAAGGCCCTCAGGTCGTCCGAGCAGAACGTCACAACACCTCGATTCCCCTACGTCAAATGCAAGCACCGGCCGCGTCTAAGACCGGTTATGCACCCTTTGAAGTACCCAACCGTTTCACCAAGTTCGGCTTGCCGGCCGAAGGCGTCGACAAAGCCGGCAACTTCATCGATCCCGTCCACCAGGTGCAGAGCGGCGCGTTCGCGCCGACCGTCGGCCTGAGCTTCGACGGCTCATCGGATGACGACAACTCCGCCGTCCTCGGCTTCCGTGTTGTTCCTCCGGATACCGATGGCGACGTAGGGCCGAACCACTATGTACAGTGGATCAACTCCGTCACGGAGATATTCGACAAAAACGGCAACACCCTGCTCGGTCCTGTCGCCGGCAACATCTACTTCCAGGGCCTCGGCGGCGACTGCGAGGCGGACAACAACGGCGATCCGATCGTGCTCTATGACGAGCTGGCCGACCGCTGGCTTGTGAGCCAGTTCGCCGTGTCCGTGGCGCCCTATTTCATGTGTATCGCCATCTCGGAGACGAGCGATCCGACCGGCGCGTACCACCAGTATGCGTTCCCCTTCGGCAACGACGGGCCGGACTACCCGAAGCTCGGCATCTGGGGCGACAGCTACACGATGACCACGCGCGACTTCTTTAACTTCAGCTCGTTCGTGGGTATCAGCGCCGTGGCCATGGACCGCGACGCGATGCTCGCCGGCCAGCCGACGACGATGGTTCGCTTCCCCAATGCCTTCGCGTCGATCAGCGACGGTCCGTTGCCGGCCGATGCCGACAACGCGGTCACCGGGCCGGCTCTGTTTGCCGCGCACGGCAATGATAGCGACACCACGTTCGAACTCTGGCAGCTGAACGTCGACTGGAACAACCCCGGCGCGGCGACCTTCTCCGCACTGACCGGCGTCACCATCCCTACGTACGACGGCATCGTGCCCTCGGCCAACCAGCCGAACGGCCAGGTGTTGGACGACCTGTCCAACTTCACGATGCACCGCGCCAACGTGCGGGACTTCGGGACGCACAAGTCGATGGTGGCCAACCACTCGGTGGAAGTCAGCACGGGTGTCATCGGCGTCCGCTGGTACGAATTCCGCAATATGGGCGCCAACTGGACACTCTACCAGTCCGGAACCTACAGCCCGAACTCGGATGACCGCTGGATGGGCTCCATCGCGATCAACGCCAACAGCGATATCGCCCTCGGCTACTCCCGCTCCAGCAGCTCCCTGTTCCCGTCGATCTACATGACGGGCCAGACGGCTGATCAGAGCGGCACCGGTGTGATGAACGTCGCCGAGACGCTCCTCCACGCCGGCGGCGGCTCGCAGAGCGGCGCCAGCCGCTGGGGCGACTACAGCATGATGTCGGTCGATCCCACGGACGATACGTCGTTCTGGTACACGACCGAATACTACGCGTCGACGGCGAGCTTCGACTTCAACACGCGTATCGTTAAGTTCGACCTCGGCGGTGGCGGTGGCGGCAACATCCCGCCGGTCGCCAGCTTCACGTCGACCTGCACGAACCTGGTGTGCAACTTCACCGATACCAGCACGGATGCCGATGGAACAATCGCATCCCGGGCCTGGACCTTCGGCGACGGCGGCACATCAACGCTACAGAACCCGAGCCATACGTACGCCACGGCCGGCACCTTCACGGTTGGCCTGACGGTTACGGATAACGCGGGCGGCACGGGCACGACCTCGCAGAGCGTCACGGTCACCAGCCCGGGCGGCGGCACGATGCACATTGCCAGTATCACGATCACGGCGGTTAAGGCTCCGGGCGTCTCCGGACGCGTCTCCCGCGCTACCGTGAAAGTGGTGGACAACAACGGCGTAAACGTCGGATCGGCTACGGTAAGTGGCGAGTACTACGGGCTCTTCGCCCAGACGCCGGCGCCTGTTGTCACCAACAGCAGCGGCGACGCGATCTTCACGTCGACGACCAGCTCCAGTGGGCGTAACATCATCAACCTGAGCAAGTTCTGCGTCAACACGATCACGCATGCCTCGTTGACCTACACGCCGGCCAACAACGTCGATCCGATTTTCGACTGTACGGTTGCGCCGGATGCGCCGCAGACGGAATCCGCCTCCCTCGCCGCGAACAACGCGACTTCGGAGACGCCGGTCGACTTCGACATCGCGCAGAACTACCCGAACCCGTTCAACCCGACGACGATTATCGCCTACGCGGTGCCTGAAGCGACGGACGTGACGGTGAAGGTGTTCAACATGCTCGGTCAGGAAGTGGCCACGCTGGCCTCCGGCTACCACGACGCCGGCCGTTATGAAGTCGCCTTCAACGCGAACGACCTCAGCGCGGGCATCTACCTCTACACGATCAAAGCCGGTAGCGTCGCGGTCACCAAACGCATGACGCTGCTGAAATAA
- a CDS encoding pseudouridine synthase gives MTPESLVLLHQDDAFVAIDKPSGLLVHRTYLDRHEHTTAMQLLADRLGRPVYPAHRLDKSASGVLLFALSPDAARLLGAQFAEKTVGKRYIAIVRGHPEESGCIDYPLKQIRDKRFQAPREASTPPQPAVTRYRTLARTEQPFAISRYPTSRYALVEAETGTGRYHQVRRHLDHIHHPIIGDNKHGDYRHNRYFREQLGCDRLLLHAAWLSVEQPLTGQRLTLEAALPDDFREVRERLGLSE, from the coding sequence ATGACCCCAGAATCGCTGGTACTTCTTCATCAGGACGACGCGTTTGTGGCCATCGACAAGCCGTCGGGACTGCTGGTCCATCGAACGTATCTCGACCGGCACGAACATACGACCGCGATGCAGCTGCTCGCGGATCGGCTCGGCCGGCCGGTGTACCCGGCACACCGCCTCGATAAGTCGGCCTCCGGCGTCCTGTTGTTTGCCCTGAGCCCGGACGCCGCTCGGTTGTTGGGGGCCCAGTTCGCGGAGAAAACGGTCGGCAAGCGCTATATAGCCATCGTTCGCGGCCATCCCGAGGAGTCGGGTTGTATCGATTATCCGTTGAAGCAGATTCGCGACAAACGCTTCCAGGCGCCTCGCGAGGCATCGACCCCGCCCCAGCCGGCCGTCACGAGATACCGCACCCTGGCGCGGACCGAACAGCCGTTCGCCATCAGCCGGTACCCGACCTCCCGCTATGCGCTGGTAGAGGCCGAGACGGGGACCGGGCGCTACCACCAGGTGCGCCGGCATCTGGACCATATCCATCACCCGATCATCGGCGACAATAAACATGGCGACTATCGCCACAACCGGTACTTCCGGGAGCAGCTCGGGTGCGACCGGCTGTTGCTCCACGCCGCGTGGCTGTCGGTGGAGCAGCCGCTCACAGGCCAGCGCCTCACCCTGGAGGCAGCCTTGCCGGACGATTTTCGGGAAGTGCGGGAGCGCCTCGGGTTGAGCGAATAA
- a CDS encoding SDR family oxidoreductase: MRLQHKTALVTGGGTGIGRAIAERFAREGARVAIVGRRADRLEETLHTIVAAGGQAVGIEGDVSVEADAARMVQETVDRWGGLDIVVNNAATILSRTALHETPVEAWDGMTAINVRGVFLVCRAALPVLMARGGGSIVNIASVAGHRGQPANSAYSATKGAILNLTRSLAVDYGPHGVRANSISPALVDTAMARTRLKPGEDWNERAAREWIPNYPLGRLGRPEDIASGALFLASDEAAWITGIDLAIDGGYLAKL; this comes from the coding sequence ATGCGACTTCAACACAAAACAGCGCTCGTGACCGGTGGCGGCACCGGCATCGGTCGCGCCATCGCGGAACGTTTCGCCCGCGAGGGCGCGCGCGTGGCCATCGTGGGCCGGCGCGCGGATCGACTCGAGGAAACGCTCCATACCATCGTCGCGGCCGGAGGTCAAGCCGTAGGAATCGAAGGCGATGTCTCCGTCGAGGCGGATGCGGCCCGGATGGTGCAGGAGACGGTCGATCGCTGGGGAGGGCTCGATATCGTCGTGAACAACGCGGCCACCATCCTCAGCCGCACGGCGTTGCACGAGACACCCGTGGAAGCCTGGGATGGGATGACGGCCATCAACGTGCGCGGCGTATTCCTGGTCTGCCGCGCGGCGTTACCCGTGCTGATGGCCCGGGGCGGGGGCTCGATCGTGAACATCGCATCCGTCGCCGGCCATCGGGGGCAGCCGGCGAATTCGGCGTACAGCGCCACCAAAGGCGCCATCCTGAATCTTACCCGCTCGCTGGCGGTCGACTATGGCCCGCACGGGGTGCGGGCCAATTCCATCTCTCCGGCCCTGGTCGACACCGCCATGGCGCGCACGCGTCTGAAACCGGGCGAGGACTGGAACGAGCGCGCGGCGCGGGAGTGGATCCCGAACTACCCGTTGGGCCGGCTGGGTCGGCCGGAGGATATTGCCAGCGGAGCGCTCTTTCTGGCCTCCGACGAGGCCGCGTGGATCACGGGCATCGACCTGGCGATCGACGGCGGCTACCTGGCGAAGCTCTGA
- the feoB gene encoding ferrous iron transport protein B: protein MASRRPTLDSATLEARSTRRIAVAGNPNAGKSTVFNLLTGMRQRVGNYPGVTVERKSGRLLGAEHVELLDLPGTYSLNPKSLDEQIAYDTITHQLDGEDAPDLVLCVVNATNLERNLYLASQIIDLGVPTIVALNMMDEVEKAGLVIDTRMLSEILGVPVVPMVATRKEGFEELKHALTAPLPPPGKTYWRLQKDVLAEVSTLAGTLRAQRQDLSEARSLAECLRILTSDRLLEGWKKRQPAFHQAVLDARTALNTKAVPYTQAEVTGRYAWLARVAVRVTKKDHEVEARKLTDRLDAILVHRAFGPLIFAGILLLVFQAIFTWATPFMDGIEQGVMALGGLVRDVVPAGMAADLLVDGVLAGVGNVVVFLPQILFLFFFLSLMESTGYMARSAFIMDRVMRRFGLSGGSVMPMMSAFACAVPAIMATRTMENQRERLLTIMVLPLLSCSARLPVYTLFIAAFIPATKVFGPIGYQGLTMLFLYVFGLVTAFGAAWVLKKILKGPDSFFMLELPPYRAPQWKMIFWRMYERAKMFVWRAGRVIFFFSILLWFAASYPEAPPDPSLEARRVVVEAQITSASEADRAALEAELGELANAEGAYQMEQSYIGRLGRFIEPVMRPLGFDWKLSAGILSAFAAREVIIGALGTIYSVADADEHSVALRDHLLNARDPQTGKPVYTTLVALSLLVFFVLALQCTSTVAIARRELNSWKWAIVMWCYMTGLAYLASLIVYQGGLALGLG from the coding sequence ATGGCCTCACGCCGTCCAACACTCGACAGCGCAACCTTAGAGGCCAGGAGTACGCGCCGGATAGCGGTCGCCGGCAACCCGAACGCCGGCAAATCGACCGTCTTTAACCTGTTGACCGGCATGCGGCAGCGGGTGGGCAATTACCCCGGTGTGACGGTCGAGCGCAAATCGGGCCGGTTGCTGGGTGCCGAGCATGTCGAATTGCTCGACCTCCCCGGCACCTACAGCCTGAACCCCAAATCGCTGGACGAACAGATCGCGTACGACACGATCACGCACCAGCTGGATGGGGAGGACGCGCCCGACCTCGTCTTGTGTGTCGTCAACGCGACCAATCTGGAGCGTAACCTCTATCTCGCCTCGCAGATCATCGACCTCGGCGTGCCGACGATCGTGGCGCTTAATATGATGGACGAGGTGGAGAAGGCCGGCCTGGTCATCGACACCCGGATGCTTTCGGAAATCCTCGGCGTGCCGGTGGTACCCATGGTGGCCACGAGAAAGGAGGGATTCGAGGAGTTGAAGCACGCACTCACCGCGCCCCTGCCGCCGCCTGGCAAGACCTACTGGCGGCTGCAGAAGGACGTCCTCGCCGAGGTATCGACGCTCGCCGGCACCCTCCGGGCGCAGCGCCAGGATTTGTCCGAAGCTCGCAGCCTGGCGGAGTGCCTGCGCATCCTGACGAGCGACCGCCTCCTGGAGGGCTGGAAAAAACGCCAGCCGGCATTCCACCAGGCCGTGCTTGACGCGCGAACAGCGCTGAACACGAAGGCTGTCCCGTACACCCAGGCCGAAGTCACAGGCCGCTACGCCTGGCTTGCTCGGGTCGCCGTCCGCGTAACGAAGAAGGACCACGAAGTCGAGGCCCGGAAACTTACCGATCGGCTGGACGCGATCCTGGTGCATCGGGCCTTTGGGCCGCTGATTTTCGCCGGCATTCTGCTGCTCGTCTTCCAGGCCATCTTCACCTGGGCGACGCCGTTTATGGACGGGATCGAGCAGGGCGTGATGGCGCTGGGCGGGCTGGTGCGCGACGTGGTGCCGGCCGGCATGGCGGCGGATCTGCTGGTCGACGGCGTGCTCGCCGGCGTGGGCAACGTCGTCGTCTTCCTCCCCCAGATCCTTTTCCTATTTTTCTTTTTGAGTCTGATGGAGAGCACCGGCTACATGGCGCGGTCGGCCTTTATCATGGATCGGGTCATGCGGCGCTTCGGGCTTTCGGGCGGCTCGGTGATGCCCATGATGAGTGCGTTTGCCTGCGCGGTGCCGGCCATCATGGCCACGCGCACCATGGAAAACCAGCGCGAGCGGCTGCTGACCATCATGGTGCTCCCCCTGCTGAGTTGTTCGGCCCGGCTGCCAGTCTATACCCTGTTCATCGCCGCGTTTATTCCCGCGACGAAGGTGTTCGGGCCAATCGGGTATCAGGGGCTGACGATGCTCTTCCTGTACGTGTTTGGCCTGGTGACGGCGTTTGGCGCCGCGTGGGTGCTCAAGAAGATCCTGAAGGGGCCGGACTCGTTTTTTATGCTCGAGCTGCCGCCCTACCGCGCCCCGCAGTGGAAAATGATTTTCTGGCGGATGTACGAACGGGCGAAGATGTTCGTCTGGCGCGCCGGCCGGGTGATCTTCTTCTTCAGTATCCTGCTCTGGTTCGCGGCCTCGTACCCTGAAGCTCCGCCGGACCCAAGCCTCGAAGCCCGCCGTGTGGTCGTTGAGGCCCAGATCACCAGTGCCTCTGAAGCCGACCGGGCCGCGCTCGAAGCCGAGTTGGGCGAACTCGCCAACGCCGAGGGGGCCTATCAGATGGAGCAGAGCTACATCGGCCGGCTCGGGCGGTTCATCGAGCCCGTAATGCGGCCGCTGGGGTTCGACTGGAAGCTGAGTGCCGGCATTCTCTCAGCCTTCGCCGCCCGCGAGGTCATCATCGGCGCCCTCGGCACCATTTACAGCGTCGCCGACGCCGATGAACATAGCGTGGCGCTGCGGGACCACCTGCTCAACGCGCGCGACCCACAAACCGGCAAGCCGGTGTACACCACGCTCGTCGCCCTCAGTCTGCTTGTGTTTTTTGTGCTGGCCCTTCAGTGCACCAGCACCGTCGCCATTGCCCGGCGCGAGTTGAACTCGTGGAAGTGGGCGATCGTCATGTGGTGCTACATGACGGGCCTCGCTTACCTCGCTTCTCTGATCGTCTACCAGGGCGGGCTCGCGCTGGGCTTGGGGTGA